In Streptomyces sp. TLI_146, the genomic stretch GAGGCCGCCATGCCCATTCCGATCGTGACCACGTCGTTCGGGATGTACTGCATGGTGTCGTAGATCGCCATGCCGGCCGTCACCGAGCCGCCGGGGCTGTTGATGTAGAGGTAGATGTCCTTCTCCGGCTCGGCGGCCAGGAGGAGGAGCTGCGCGGTGATCTTGTTGGCGATGTCATCGTCGACCTGCTGGCCGAGGAAGATGATGCGCTCGTTGAGCAGCCGGTTGTAGACATGGTCGCCGAGGCCACCACCGAGGGACGGCTCGCCGGCGGCGTAAGGCATCAGATTCGTCACGTATCCACCTGCTCGTCTCTGACGGCTTCGGCCGTCTCAGCGTCTTACGTTCAGAGGGCGGGGCTTGCGGCCGACTCGTACCGGCTGACTCCACGCCCCCGTATTCATGGACCCTAACGCGCAGGTAGGACAACGCCATCCCGGTTCCCGAACTGTTCGCTCGGAGCGCAAGGTGGTTGAAGCGCGGGCCCGTACGGAACCGGCCACGGGGCGCGTGGCGCGGGCCGGGTGGGGGTACGCGGAAGGGCCCGGACGCGGCTGCGTCGCGGGCCCCTCCGTACGTACTTCGTACGTGGTCAGACAGTGCCTGCCGTACGAGGTCGGGCCGAGGCTCAGGCCTCGGTCTTCTCCTCGGCGTCACCGTCGACGACGGCCTCGACGGTCTCGGCGGCGGCCTCGACCTCGTCCTCGTCGTCCTCCAGGTCGACCGGCTCACCGTTGGTGTCGACGACCTTGGCGGCCTCGACGACCACGGCCAGCGCCTTGCCGCGGGCGACCTCGCCGACGAGCATCGGGACCTGGCCGCCCTCGACGACGGCCTGGGCGAACTGGTCGGGGGACATGCCGGAGGAGGCGGCACGGCGCACCAGGTGCTCGGTGAGCTCCTCCTGGTTGACGTTCAGCTTCTCCTTGTTGACGAGCTCGTCGAGGATGAACTGCGTCTTGATGCCCTTGACGGCCGCTTCCTTGGTCTCGGCGTCGAACTCTTCCCGCGTCTTGCCCTGGATCTCCAGGTACTTGTCGAGGTCGAGGCCCATCTGGCCGAGCTGGTGGTGCTCGAGGTTGTGCGTACGGGTCTGGATCTCGTCCGCGAGGAGCTTCTCGGGGATCGGGACCTCAGTGATCTTGAGCAGCTCGTCGAGCACGCGCTCCTGGGCCTGGGTGGCCTGGTCGAACTGCTTCATGTTCTCGAGGCGCTTGCGGCTGTCGGCCTTGAGCTCGTCGAGGGTGTCGAACTCGGAGGCGAGCTGCGCGAAGTCGTCGTCCAGCTCCGGCAGTTCGCGCGCGGCGACCTGGGTGACCTTGACGGTGACCTCGGAGTCCTTGCCCTCGGCGGAGCCGCCCTTGAGCTGCGAGGTGAAGGTGGCCTCGCCACCGGCCTCCAGGCCCTTGACGGCCTCGTCGATGCCGTCGAGGAGCTCGCCGGAGCCGATGGTGTACGAGACACCCTCGGCGACGCCGTCCTCCAGGACCTCGCCGTCGACCTTGGCCTCAAGGTCGATCGTCACGACGTCGCCGTCCTGGGCGGCGCGCTCGACCGGGGAGGTCGAGGCGAAGCGCTCGCGCAGGTCCGAGACGGCCTTCTCGACGTCCTCGTCGGAGACCTCGACGGCGTCGACGGTGACCTCGATGCCCGAGTAGTCCGGGATCTCGATGGTCGGGCGGATGTCGACCTCGGCGGTGAAGTTCAGCGTCTCGCCGTCCTTCAGCTCCGTGATGTCGACCTCGGGCTGACCCAGCGGGTTCAGCTCGGCCTCGTTGACAGCCTCGGTGTAGAACTTGGGGAGCGCGTCGTTGACGGCCTCCTCCAGCACAGCACCACGGCCGAACCGCTGGTCGATGACTCGGGCCGGGATCTTGCCCTTGCGGAAGCCCTTCACCGTGACCTGCTGGTTGATCTTCTTGTACGCCGCGTCGAGGCTGTCCTTGAGCTCCTCGAAGGGCACCTCGACAGTGAGCCGAACCCGGGTCGGGTTCAGGGTCTCCACGGCGCTCTTCACGGTTCGGTCTCCTTGTGGCTGACTTCTGGGGGTTCTACCCGGTGGCCGACGGCCGCGGGCGGATGGGGCCCGGTTCATCGGATTCATCAGACACACGGGCACGCAGCTTGCATAGTAACCGCAAGCGGGATGCCACCCACAATGTGATCTTGTGCGCGGAGATCGTGCGAGGGATGCCGGAGGCCTCGTACGAGACATATGGGCGGGCCGTCGGGCGAGGCGCGCCGGGGACCTCGGGACCGGTGCGAAGGGCCGCCGGTCGGGTCGCGAAGGGCTGCTGGTCGGGGTGGCGGGATTTGAACCCACGGCCTTCCGCTCCCAAAGCGGACGCGCTACCAAGCTGCGCCACACCCCGTCGGTGCGACACGTAGGGTACATGCCTGCGGGGAATCCGTCGGCCGCTTTCACGGCCGGTGCCGCGCGGCCGGATGCGGTGTGCGCGCGCGGGGGGTGACCCGCTACGATGCTCTTCGTGCCGCGGTCATTTCTGACCTGCGACGCGACGCACGCGGGCGTAGCTCAATGGTAGAGCCCTAGTCTTCCAAACTAGCTACGCGGGTTCGATTCCCGTCGCCCGCTCCACTGCCTCGGGCCCGGTGACCAGCTCACCGGGCCCGAGGTGTTTTCCGGGACCCGGCGGACGCGCTCAGAACTTGATCTGGTCGATCGTTTCCGCGAGGGAGTTCAGGAAGCGGTTTATGGACGGTGCCATCCCCGTCGACGCCATGAAGAAACCGAAGAGCGCGGCGACTATGGCCGGGCCGGTCTTGATGGAGCCGCCGCGGATCATCACCACGAGGACGATCGCCAACAGCAGCACCACAGACAGTGAAATGGCCACAACTGATCACACCCTTGGTCGGTCCGCCTTGCCGGCCCGGAATGTGCCGCCGAGCACACCCCGCAGGGTCCATCGTGCCACCAACACCCCTGTGGGTGCTGCCGCCTGACACATAGCCAAGGTATGGATCACGCCAAGCCGAGGAGGGCGCGGACGGTCGCGTATTTGTGGGTGAGGCGGGTGCGGGTGGGCTCGTCGAGGGCGGCCAGGCGGGCCGGGTCCGCGTTGTGGGCCAGGTCCGCCTCCTTGACCAGCAGTGCGCCCGGGGTGGCCAGGATGCGCGCGGTGTAGGAGGGGAGGTCCTCGCCCTGCTTTTTGGTCACCGCGAGCACCATCTCCCGTACCCCTGGCCCCAGTTCCGCCTCCTCCAGCCACTCCCGCGACAGCACGCCGTCCTCCACCGCGTCGTGCAGCCACGCCGCCGCGATCTGCTCCTGGGTGCCGCCACGCGCGCGTACGCCTTCGGCCACCGCCGCCAGGTGCTCGGTGTACGGGCGGCCCGCCTTGTCCGTCTGGGTGGCGTGGGCCGCCCTCGCCAGGGCTTCGATCTCGGGGAGTGTGAGCATGCGGGTCAGCGTAGGGCCGCCCGGGCGGGGAGGGCCGTGGAGGCGAGGCCCAGGCCCAGGATGCCCGCGGCGAACGAGGCGTACAGGTGGGGCGGGATGTAGGGGTTCTCGCCCGTCAGGCCGTTCGTCATGGGGATCAGCGTGGCCAGGGCGATCGCCGTGCCCAGGATCAGGCCCGCCGACGTCACCAGGAGCGCCTCCCAGCGCACCATGCCCCTCACCTGGCGGCGGGTCGTGCCGATCAGGCGCAGCGTGCCGAGCTCGCGGCGGCGGTCCAGGACCGTCATGACCAGCGTGTTCGCCGCCGCGACCGCCGCGAAGCCGCCGAGGACGGCCGCCATGGTCGTGTTGGCCCAGGCGTTCAGGTCGCGGTCGATGTTCTTGGCGGTGGCGTAGCCCGCCGCGTCCGTGACCGTGTCGCCGAGCCCCGCCAGGACTGTCGACGAAGCCTTGCCCTTCAGCAGGAGTTCCGTCGGCTGGCCCACCGTCGTCGTGTGCGGCGCCAAGTCCCGCTGCGGCAGCGTCACTTGGGACAGGCCCAGGCCCCTGTCGTACGTGGCCACCACCCTCGGGGACGCCTTCGTGCCGTCGGGGAGGATGACGTCGAAGCGGTCGCCCACGTGCTTGTTCGTGTCGTTCGCCAAGGTCTTGTCCAGGGCTGCCGTGCCGGGCTTCAGGGCGTCCAGGGAGCCTTTGCGTACACCCAGGTCCATGACGCGTGCCAGGTCCGCGCCCGTGCCCGTGAAGCCCTGGGTGGAGAAGGACTGGAGGGCGCCGCCGGCGTGGGCCAGGACGGACGTACGGGTCAGGGCCACCGCCGTGTCGACGCCCGGTGTCGCCTTCGCCCGGGTCAGCGCTTCCGAGGTCAGGCCCGAGGGCCCGGTGACCACCCGGTCGGCGATCAGGCCCGCCCGCTGCTGCTTCTCGATGGCGCGGTCCTCGCTGGTGTGCAGGAAGACGAGGACGGACGAGAACGCCATCGCCAGGACGATCGGGGTGATCGCGGAGGCCAGGCGGCGGGCGTTCGTACGGGAGTTGGCCGCCGCCAGCGACGCCGGGGCACCCGCCGCGCGCAGCGGCAGGCCGAACAGACCGGCGCAGGCGCGCGCGATCAGCGGGCCGAGCAGAGCGACGGCGAGCATGAAGAGCATGACGACGCCGAGGGCCGCGTTCGCCGCGTCCTCGCCCTTCTCGGACGCGGCCACGCCCGAGAGCGCGATGCCGCCGCCGAGGGCCGCCAGGCCCAGGGGCGTACGGATCCAGCCGATGCGCAGCCGCTCCACCGACGCGTCCCGCAGCGCCTCGCCCGGCTTGGTGCGGGACGGGCGGCGGGCCGCCATGTACCCGGCGAACAGCGAGGTCAGCACGGCCGCGCCGACAGCCGCGAGCAGCGGGATCCACGACACCGACAGGTCCACGGCCCGCGGGATCGCGCCCTTGTCGCGGAGCTGGCCGAACCACCAGGTCGCGAGCGCCACGCCCGGCAGGCAGCCGAGCGCGCCCGCGAGCGGGGCGACCAGCAGGGTCTCGGTGGCGATGGTGCGCCGGATCTGGCGCGGGGTCGCGCCGATCGCGCGCAGCAGGGCGTACTCGCGGCGGCGCTGTCCGACGGAGAGCGTGACGGTCCCGGCGGCGGTGAAGACGGCGACCATGGTGGCCACGCCGCCGAAGGAGCCGCCGAGCGCGGTCAGCATCTCCTTGGCGAAGGCGAGGCCGCGGGTCTCGACGGCGCCGCGCCCGTCGCCGGTGTGCACCTCGGCCGCGTCCCCGAGCCGCTGTTCGACCTGGTCGGCGAGGGTGGCGGCGGTGACGCCGGGCTTGGCGAGCACGGCGATGGCGTCGGCCTTGCCCGGGTGCCCGGACAGGGCCAGGGCCTGGGTGTTGGCGAACCACATGGTGCCGGGGGCGTCGGTGGTGCCGGACACCGTGAACTGCCGGGTGCCGGAGGGGGTGTCGACGGTGAGCCGGTCGCCGACGCGGGCACGGTCGCCGGTGACCAGCTCGCCCGTGCGGGGCGGGGTTCCGGCGGTGAGCTTCGTGCCGGTGAAGGCGGTCGAGTCCCAGCCGTGGGCGGTAGCGGGCGTATTTCCCGTACGTACGTCGCGTACATCGCTTACGACGCGTACGGGGAAGGAGACGTCCGCGATAGCGGCGGCCGCGCCGGGGGCCGTCGCCGCGCGGGCCGCCAGGGCGGCGTCGAGCCGCGCCTTGTCCGGCAGCGCGACGGATTCGGTGTCGCGGTCCTCGCCGCTGCCGGTCGTGTAGTGGGCCTGCTGGTCGGCGGCGGCGACCACGGGGGCGGCGGCGTAGCGCTCGGCCGGGACGGATGCGCGTACGCCGGTTTCCAGGAGGATTCCGCAGGCGGAGACGATCATCGCGGCCATGAAGAGGGCGATGAAGGTGCCGGTGAAGGCGGAGGGTTTGAAGCGGAGCGCTGCGCGGGCGAGGCCGTTGGGGCGGGTCATGGTGGGGTCACTCCTGTGTGTTGCGTGTCGCGTGCTGCGTGCTGTGTGTGCGCCTGCGGCGGGCATTCCCCACCCCGCCCCTTCCCGAAAGCCCTCTGGCGGGCCGCCGGGTTCTTCGTCTGCGGGCCGTCCCCAACTGGTCGCGCAGTTCCCCGCGCCCCTAGGGGGTACGGGCGATGGCGATGGCGAAGCCGAGCCCTTCAGGGGCGCGGGGAACTGCGCGACCAGCCGCCCACGGCCCGCAGACGTACGACAGCCGCCCGGCCAGGGCTTTCGGGAAGGGGCGGGGTGGGGGAATTCACGCCGCCATCCCCGCGTACGTAGGCGCCGGAGCCGTCAGCGACGTCATCCGGGCCGCGATCTGCCCCGCCGACGCACCCCGCAGCGCATCCGCCAACGCCCCGTCCGCAAGGAACAGGACCTGGTCGGCATAGGCCGCCGCCGACGGATCGTGCGTGACCATGACGACCGTCGCCCCCATCCCGTCCACCGCGTTCCGCAGCAGCAACAGCACCTCCCCCGCCGTCCGCGTGTCCAGCGCCCCCGTCGGCTCGTCCGCGAAGACGACATCCGGCCGCGTCACCAGGGCCCGCGCGATCGCCACCCGCTGCTGCTGCCCGCCGGACAGCTCGCCCGGACGCCGCTTCCCCTTCCCCGCCAGCCCCACCTGCCCGAGCAGTTCCTCCGCCCGGCGCCGGTCCGGCCGCCGGCCCGCGAGCCGCATCGGCAGCAGCACGTTCTGCTCGACCGTGAGCGACGGCAGGAGGTTGAACGCCTGGAACACGAACCCCAGGCGGGAGCGCCGCAGCTCCGTCAGTTTGTTCTCGCCCATGCCCGTGATCTCGGTCCCGCCGAGCCGTACCGACCCGGCCGTGGGCCGGTCGAGCCCCGCCGCGCACTGCAAGAACGTCGACTTGCCCGACCCCGACGGCCCCATCACCGCCGTGAAGCTCCCGCGCGGCAGCGTGAGGTCGATCCCCCGCAGGGCGTGCACGGCCGAGCCGCCGCGCCCGTACTGACGCCGCACCCCGCGCAGCTCGACGGCCCAGCCGGGGTCGCCCTCGACGGCCTCGACCTTTGCCGCCCGCCGCCTGCCGCGTCCCAGTGCCATCGTCCTCGACCTCTCCTCGTACGTACGTTGACCGATGCCTCGAACGTACGGATTCGGGCAGGCCCCGGACCATGGCGGTTCCCGGCGGATCCGGGGTGGGGACACCCCCACCCCCGTACGGGAGTTGTCCCGTTTCCCCTCGCGGGGTGCGTTCGGTTGGTTACGCTCCGCTATGTGACCTGAGCAACTCCGCGAGCCGATGGAGGCCGCCGTGGCGAACATCCGCACACTGGACCCGAGCGCGTCACCGCTCGACTATTACGGTTCCGAGCTGCGCCGAGAACGCGAACGCGCCGGGATGACGCAAGGGCAGCTGGGCGGCTGTCTATTCTGCGCCGCGTCGCTGATCGGCCAGATCGAGACGGCGATGAAGGTGCCCACGAGGGACTTCTCCGAGCGGCTGGATGCCGCGCTGGGGACGGAGGGACGGTTTTCCCGGCTGGTGGGGTTGGTGCTGCGCAGCCAGCTGCCGTGCTGGTTCCAGCAGTACGCGGAGATGGAAGCGCGGGCTACATACATCAGCACCTACCAGGCCCAGGTGGTGTACGGCCTGTTGCAGACGAAGGAGTACGCGGAGGCCCTTGTGGCCGCTCACAGCCCGGACGAGCTCGAAACTCTGGTCGCCGCTCGACTGGAACGCCAGCGGATCCTGGAGCGGGACACCCCGCCCGCGCTGTGGGTAGTGCTCGACGAGGCCGTGCTGTACCGACAGGTCGGCGGCAAGAACGTCATGCGGCAGCAGCTGGCCCACTTGCTGAGCGTCTGCGAACGCCCGTGGACGTACCTCCAAGTGCTCCCCTTCTCGGTCGGCGAACACCCGGCGACTCTCGGGTCGTTCAACCTCCTGCGCTTCGAGGACGACCCGGATCTCTTCTACTCGGAGAGCTACGACATCGGCCACATGTCCGCCAACGCCCCACTGATCAGGGAGCGTTCAGTCAGTTACGCTCGCTTGCAGGCCACAGCCCTCTCACCGGAGGACTCGGCTGCATTGATCGCTCGCGTAATGGAGGAACGTTATGGACCTGACGGACGCGCAGTGGCGTAAGTCGAGCTACAGCGGCGGCGGCGGGGGCGAATGCGTCGAGTGTGCAGCACTCGGGGGCGCGGCATGGCGTAAGTCCAGTTACAGCGGCGGCAGCGGCGGCGACTGCGTCGAGGTCGCCGACCTCCCCCACGCCGTCGCCATCCGCGACTCCAAGCGGCCCGAGGGCGCGGCGCTCACCGTCAGCCCGGCCGCCTTCACCGCCTTCGTACACGACCTCACGCGTCGCGCCTGATCAGCAGCAGCGCACGGTCGTCGTTGACGTCCTTCGCCACCGCCTCGATCAGGTGCCACGCCGCGCCCTCGAAGCCCGTCGTGACGTAACGGTCGGCCTCGCCCGTGAGACGGTCGATGCCTTCCGCGATGTCGCGTTCGGCCGTCTCGACGAGGCCGTCCGTGAAGAGCATCAGGACGTCGCCGGGGCCGAGTGAGCCCTTGACCGGGTGGAACTCGGCCCCGTCGTACACCCCGAGCAGCGGGCCGTCCCCCGACACCTCGCGCCAGCGGCCGGAGCCCGCCTGGAGGTGCAGCGCGGGGAGGTGACCGGCGGACAGCAGCTCGTAGTCGCCGGACTCCAGGTCGAGGACCAGGTGGATCGACGTGGCGAAGCCCTCGTCCCAGTCCTGGCGGAGCAGATAGCCGTTCGCCGCCGGGAGGAAGCCGTGCGGCGGCAGCGAGCCGAGCAGCCCGCCGAACGCCCCCGACAGCAGCAGCGCACGCGACCCCGCGTCCATGCCCTTGCCGGAGACGTCCGTGAGGACGACTTCGAGGGTGCGGTGTCCGTTCGTACGGGCCGCCACCACGAAGTCGCCGGAGAAGGACTGGCCGCCCGCCGGACGCAGGGCCATCTCGCGGTGCCAGCCGCGGGGCAGACGGGGCAGGGCCGACTGGACGCGGATGCGTTCGCGCAGGTCGAAGAGCATGGTGCCGCCGCGCCGCCAGGGCACGCCGACGCGGGCCCGGAACTGGGCGATGAGCAGCCCGAAGAGGCCGCACGCGGCCACGACCAGGACCGTGCCGGGGGTGACCCTGGCGGGGCCCTCCGTGTACGGGCCCAGTTGTACGGACTCGACGATCAGGGCGAGGGCGGCGGCCGCGTACAGACCCAGCAGGCTCGCGGGGCGGAGCAGGACGCCGCCCGCGACGATCGGCAGCGCGAGCGCGGCGGGCGCGCACCAGACCGGCGAGACGAGGGTCGCGGCGGCGATCGCCGGGACGGTCAGGAGCAGGCCCGCGAGCGCGATCCAGTCCGAGCCGTCGCCCCGGAAGTAGTCGACCCCGGACTTGCGCAGCGCGATGCGTGCCCGGTGCGCCGACTTGCGCCACCGGGCACTGTACGAATCCGCTCCCACGCGACGTGCCATTGCCGGTGACCCTATCCAGCCGACGCCGCCGTGCGCAGGGGGACCCCTCTGGCCGTGCGTTCGAAATCAGGTCGACCGGATCACATAACCGCTGGTAGTCATGGCGTATGACTGTGGACGTACGTGCTCTGGACCCCGCTGACTTCGACCAGTGGTACGGGGTGGTGGACCGGGTGTTCGGGGCGGTGCCCGAGGATCCGGAGCTGGAGGAGTTCTGGCGCACGGTGATCGATCCCGCGCGCTGCCTGGCGGCGTACGAGGGGCCGGCCGTCGTCGGCACCACCCAGACCTTCGCGCTGCCGATGTCGGTGCCGGGCGGCGGGTTCGTGGCGACCGGGGCGGTCAGCGCGGTCGGCGTCGCGGCGACGCACCGCCGGCGCGGGATCCTCACGTCGATGATGCGGAGCCAGCTGGAGGCCCTGCGCGAGGAGGGCGTCCCGCTCGCCGTCCTCACGGCGTCCGAGCCGGGGATCTACGGGCGGTACGGGTTCGGCCTCGCCACCCAGCAGCTGAGCCTGGAGATCGACTCGTCGCGGGTGCGGGTGGAGGTGCCGGAGGGCGCGGAGGACGTGACCCTGCGGTACGCGTCCCCCGCCGAGGCCGCTTCGGTGTGCGAGGCCGTCTACGGGCGTGCGGTGGGGACGCGCGCGGGGATGTTCCTGCGCACGCCGGGCTGGGAGCGGCATCCGCTGCTCGACCCGGTGGGGATGCGGGACGGGGGGTCGCCCGCGCAGTGCGTGCTGGCCTCGCGGGGCGGCGAGGTCGTGGGATACGTCCGCTTCCACACGAAGCCGATGTGGGACGCGGCGGGTCCCAAGGGCGTCGTGACGCTGCGGGACATCAACGCGGATTCCCCCGCCGTGTACGGGGCGCTGTGGCGGTTCCTGTGCGACATCGACCTGATGTCGACGGTACAGGCGGGGAACCGGCCGGTGGACGACCCGCTGCTGCACCTGGTGTCCGATGTGCGGCGGTGCGGGGTGCGGGTGCGGGACGGGCTGTACGTGCGGCTGGTGGATGTGGGGGCGCTGGCGTCCCGTACCTATGCGGCCCCGGTGGACGTGGTCTTCGACGTCTCGGACGCGTTCTGTGGGTGGAATGCGGGGCGGTGGCGGTTGAGTGGGGACGGGAAGGGGGCGGTGTGCTCGCGCACGGCGGATCCGGCGGATGTGGCGCTGTCGGTTCGTGACTTGGGGGCGGCGTTCCTGGGGGGCGTGTCCCTGTCTTCCCTGGCTGCGGCGGGCCGGGTCCGGGAGCTTCGGGTGGGCGCCCTGACGGAGGCGGCGACGGCGTTCGCGACGCCGCTGGCCCCGTGGCTACCGCACGGCTTCTAGGGGTTGGAGCCCCCACCCCACCCCTTCCCTAAACCCTCCGGGGGTGGGTGGGTGAAGGTGGCGCTCCCGGGGCTGCGCCCCGGACCCCGGACGTCTTTCGTCTGCGGACCGTAGATGGCTGGTCGCGCAGTTCCCCGCGCCCCTTAAATGCGCCCCTTCGGGGCGCCCCTTTAGGGGCGCGGGGAACTGCGCGAGCAACCGGCCACGGTCCGCAGACGAACTCAGGGGGGTCCGGGGGGGGGCGAAGCCCCCGGCAGCCCGGCCCGACCCACCACCCGGCCGCCCGCCGGAGGGCCTTAGGGAAGGGGCGGGGTGGGGGCTCATCCCCCCTTACGCGCGCCCCTGGCACCTCGGGCACCAGAACAGGTTGCGGGCCGACAGGTCCGCCGTGCGGATCTCCGTGCCGCAGACGTGGCACGGGAGCGTCGCGCGGCGGTACACGTACACCTCTCCCCCGTGGTCATCCACCCGCGGCGGACGCCCCATCGCCTCCGGCATGTGCTCCGGCCGCACGGTGTCGATGCGGTTCAGACGTACACCCTCCCGCATCAGCACCACCAGGTCCGCCCACACCGCGTCCCACTCGGCACGGGAGAGCGAGCGGCCCTCCCGGTACGGGTCCACGCCGTGGCGGAACAGGACCTCCGCCCGGTACACGTTGCCGACGCCCGCGATGACCTTCTGGTCCAGCAGCAGCGCCGCGATCGTCGTGCGGCTGCGCGAGATCCGGGCCCACGCCTTCTCGCCGGTGTCGGCGGGACGCAGCGGATCCGGGCCCAGACGGGCGTGTATGGACGCCTTCTCCGCGTCCGTGATGAGCGCGCAGGTCGTGGGGCCGCGCAGGTCCGCGTACCCGCCGGGACCGGTCAGCCGCAGCCGTACCGTCTCGGTCGGCGGCGGCACCGCGCCCGTACCCAGCGCGTACTTGCCGAACAGGCCCAGGTGGATGTGGATCCAGCCGACCGGGCCGCCGAAGCCCAGGAACAGGTGCTTGCCGTGGGCCTCCGCCACCTCCAGCACCTGGCCGTCCACCAGCGCCGCCCCGTCCGAGAACTTCCCCTGCGGGCTGGACGCGCGTACGCGGCGGCCGCCGAACCACTGCTCGTGGTCGGCGGCCAGCCGGTGGATCGTGTGGCCCTCGGGCATGAGGCGAGGTCAGCCCTGCGGGTGGTGCGCGGGGATCTCGGGGAGCTCGCCCGTCGTCTCGTACCGCGACAGCATCTCGATGCGACGGGTGTGGCGCTCCTCACCCGAGTACGGCGTGCTGAGGAAGATCTCGACGAACTTGGTCGCCTCCGCCTCGGTGTGCATCCGGCCACCGATGGAGATCACGTTCGCGTCGTTGTGCTCACGGCCCAGCGCCGCCGTCTGCTCGCTCCAGGCCAGGGCCGCCCGTACGCCCTTCACCTTGTTCGCGGCGATCTGCTCACCGTTGCCGGAACCGCCGATCACGATGCCCAGCGAGTCCGGGTCCGCGGCCGTCTTCTCGGCGGCGCGCAGGCAGAACGGCGGGTAGTCGTCCTGGGCGTCGTAGATGTGGGGACCGCAGTCGACGGGCTCGTGGCCGTGGGCCTTGAGCCACTCGACCAAGTGGTTCTTGAGTTCGTATCCGGCATGGTCTGAACCGAGGTACACGCGCATGCCCACGAGTGTGGCATGCGATCCGGCGGGCAGGGTTCATCGGGGTGAGACCCGGTAAGGACCTTCGTCCCGGAGAACTGATGACCTTGTTCCCCTCATCACGATTCGGAGTCAGGCCTTCCGTACCTGGGAGTACCGGGCTTCAATGCGTTGGTTCGTAACCCGAGCGACCCTTAGACCTAAGGATTCGTCCATGACCTCGCAACCCTCCCTTGCGAAGGAAGAAGGCCGACCGGGCGATCCCGGAACGCCCGACTCCCCCGTCGTCGGCGCCCCGCACGGCTCCAACGGCCTCCAGGCCGGTCTCAAGAACCGTCACCTCTCCATGATCGCCATCGGCGGTGTCATCGGAGCGGGGCTCTTCGTCGGCTCCAGCTCCGGCATCGCCGCGGCCGGTCCCGCCATCCTGCTCTCGTACGCGCTCGTCGGCCTCATGGTCGTCTTTGTGATGCGGATGCTCGGCGAGATGGCCGCCGCCCGGCCGACCTCCGGCTCCTTCTCGGCCTACGCCGACCAGGCGCTCGGCCGCTGGGCCGGGTTCTCCATCGGCTGGCTGTACTGGTTCTTCTGGGTCGTGGTGCTCGCCGTCGAGGCCACCGCCGGAGCGAAGATCCTGCACGGCTGGGTCGGGGCGGTCCCGCAGTGGGGCTGGGCGCTGATCGTGATGATCGTGCTGACCGCCACGAACCTGGTGTCGGTCTCCTCTTACGGAGAGTTCGAGTTCTGGT encodes the following:
- a CDS encoding ABC transporter ATP-binding protein; protein product: MALGRGRRRAAKVEAVEGDPGWAVELRGVRRQYGRGGSAVHALRGIDLTLPRGSFTAVMGPSGSGKSTFLQCAAGLDRPTAGSVRLGGTEITGMGENKLTELRRSRLGFVFQAFNLLPSLTVEQNVLLPMRLAGRRPDRRRAEELLGQVGLAGKGKRRPGELSGGQQQRVAIARALVTRPDVVFADEPTGALDTRTAGEVLLLLRNAVDGMGATVVMVTHDPSAAAYADQVLFLADGALADALRGASAGQIAARMTSLTAPAPTYAGMAA
- a CDS encoding HD domain-containing protein, translated to MLTLPEIEALARAAHATQTDKAGRPYTEHLAAVAEGVRARGGTQEQIAAAWLHDAVEDGVLSREWLEEAELGPGVREMVLAVTKKQGEDLPSYTARILATPGALLVKEADLAHNADPARLAALDEPTRTRLTHKYATVRALLGLA
- a CDS encoding helix-turn-helix transcriptional regulator, whose amino-acid sequence is MANIRTLDPSASPLDYYGSELRRERERAGMTQGQLGGCLFCAASLIGQIETAMKVPTRDFSERLDAALGTEGRFSRLVGLVLRSQLPCWFQQYAEMEARATYISTYQAQVVYGLLQTKEYAEALVAAHSPDELETLVAARLERQRILERDTPPALWVVLDEAVLYRQVGGKNVMRQQLAHLLSVCERPWTYLQVLPFSVGEHPATLGSFNLLRFEDDPDLFYSESYDIGHMSANAPLIRERSVSYARLQATALSPEDSAALIARVMEERYGPDGRAVA
- a CDS encoding DUF397 domain-containing protein: MDLTDAQWRKSSYSGGGGGECVECAALGGAAWRKSSYSGGSGGDCVEVADLPHAVAIRDSKRPEGAALTVSPAAFTAFVHDLTRRA
- the tig gene encoding trigger factor encodes the protein MKSAVETLNPTRVRLTVEVPFEELKDSLDAAYKKINQQVTVKGFRKGKIPARVIDQRFGRGAVLEEAVNDALPKFYTEAVNEAELNPLGQPEVDITELKDGETLNFTAEVDIRPTIEIPDYSGIEVTVDAVEVSDEDVEKAVSDLRERFASTSPVERAAQDGDVVTIDLEAKVDGEVLEDGVAEGVSYTIGSGELLDGIDEAVKGLEAGGEATFTSQLKGGSAEGKDSEVTVKVTQVAARELPELDDDFAQLASEFDTLDELKADSRKRLENMKQFDQATQAQERVLDELLKITEVPIPEKLLADEIQTRTHNLEHHQLGQMGLDLDKYLEIQGKTREEFDAETKEAAVKGIKTQFILDELVNKEKLNVNQEELTEHLVRRAASSGMSPDQFAQAVVEGGQVPMLVGEVARGKALAVVVEAAKVVDTNGEPVDLEDDEDEVEAAAETVEAVVDGDAEEKTEA
- a CDS encoding PP2C family protein-serine/threonine phosphatase, whose translation is MARRVGADSYSARWRKSAHRARIALRKSGVDYFRGDGSDWIALAGLLLTVPAIAAATLVSPVWCAPAALALPIVAGGVLLRPASLLGLYAAAALALIVESVQLGPYTEGPARVTPGTVLVVAACGLFGLLIAQFRARVGVPWRRGGTMLFDLRERIRVQSALPRLPRGWHREMALRPAGGQSFSGDFVVAARTNGHRTLEVVLTDVSGKGMDAGSRALLLSGAFGGLLGSLPPHGFLPAANGYLLRQDWDEGFATSIHLVLDLESGDYELLSAGHLPALHLQAGSGRWREVSGDGPLLGVYDGAEFHPVKGSLGPGDVLMLFTDGLVETAERDIAEGIDRLTGEADRYVTTGFEGAAWHLIEAVAKDVNDDRALLLIRRDA
- a CDS encoding FtsX-like permease family protein — its product is MTRPNGLARAALRFKPSAFTGTFIALFMAAMIVSACGILLETGVRASVPAERYAAAPVVAAADQQAHYTTGSGEDRDTESVALPDKARLDAALAARAATAPGAAAAIADVSFPVRVVSDVRDVRTGNTPATAHGWDSTAFTGTKLTAGTPPRTGELVTGDRARVGDRLTVDTPSGTRQFTVSGTTDAPGTMWFANTQALALSGHPGKADAIAVLAKPGVTAATLADQVEQRLGDAAEVHTGDGRGAVETRGLAFAKEMLTALGGSFGGVATMVAVFTAAGTVTLSVGQRRREYALLRAIGATPRQIRRTIATETLLVAPLAGALGCLPGVALATWWFGQLRDKGAIPRAVDLSVSWIPLLAAVGAAVLTSLFAGYMAARRPSRTKPGEALRDASVERLRIGWIRTPLGLAALGGGIALSGVAASEKGEDAANAALGVVMLFMLAVALLGPLIARACAGLFGLPLRAAGAPASLAAANSRTNARRLASAITPIVLAMAFSSVLVFLHTSEDRAIEKQQRAGLIADRVVTGPSGLTSEALTRAKATPGVDTAVALTRTSVLAHAGGALQSFSTQGFTGTGADLARVMDLGVRKGSLDALKPGTAALDKTLANDTNKHVGDRFDVILPDGTKASPRVVATYDRGLGLSQVTLPQRDLAPHTTTVGQPTELLLKGKASSTVLAGLGDTVTDAAGYATAKNIDRDLNAWANTTMAAVLGGFAAVAAANTLVMTVLDRRRELGTLRLIGTTRRQVRGMVRWEALLVTSAGLILGTAIALATLIPMTNGLTGENPYIPPHLYASFAAGILGLGLASTALPARAALR